From the genome of Mycoplasma putrefaciens KS1, one region includes:
- a CDS encoding DUF2779 domain-containing protein — MTQFFKTNISKETFKIANTECLKKAWVFHSLDHFKKTITLHQQQKFFFNLDNDLAGEDDFTSNASSIDLFEEYTNSKLKTLAEQTEFEAKWKQAFNNDDGFTISEFQGDAIEDGREFGAKVIAYFEIDRQKNHPNKLTKDFNQFANITQAVEQTKLLLENEQNKYIYLYEPAFEFDNFNLKVRCDVLKLKGNNHVEIIEAKATTSVKKEHFWDLVYQAYVLEKNGYIVDNISICRLNKDYLYAQDYHYYFDFSEEIEKLDRKYFDLDLDFYQIKKVVDQLDELDLGFKDLDQLEDHDLERLVVIDQETYGSARQRASLFEDYKNLKKFLNLDDLFIKIADFLSLEDHQITSVFNSDSCFLQVDKKAKNWISWQLDETEKIACKHILKYFDQNIEGWWQLTGKNKDVRAYLIKHLSSPYFKDYQTLNDPEIINLVGSSDFFNETQNRIFELAKLDQEIQSDETLMIEDKNFWYLKQELSKYSKRPVFMYDFETVKFAVPRFYKTNPYYQTPFQYSIDVIYDDNYDYNQPQTMKHYQFLSNSVQDPRKAFVINFLKDIFNNHPGVYVAYNKSFEQRVLKSLACLFPKLEQALMYIVNNTIDLMDFFKGKKDLRPSFLIGNRNFHGLYSIKKTQPALDPNFSYKDLTINNGSKASEVFRRFLEARIDQQSWENFIKPDMINYCNRDTLAMVVILKRVSEVARKWELKHDQE; from the coding sequence ATGACCCAGTTTTTCAAAACAAATATCAGTAAAGAAACTTTTAAAATTGCTAATACTGAGTGTCTTAAAAAAGCATGAGTTTTTCATAGTTTAGATCATTTTAAAAAAACGATTACACTTCATCAACAACAAAAATTTTTTTTCAATTTAGATAATGATTTAGCTGGTGAAGATGATTTTACTAGTAATGCTAGTAGTATTGATTTATTTGAAGAATACACAAATTCAAAGCTAAAAACCTTAGCTGAACAAACTGAATTTGAAGCAAAATGAAAACAAGCTTTTAATAATGATGATGGTTTTACTATTAGTGAATTTCAAGGTGATGCAATTGAAGATGGTCGAGAATTTGGAGCTAAAGTGATTGCATATTTTGAAATAGATCGACAAAAAAATCATCCAAATAAACTAACCAAAGATTTCAACCAATTTGCAAATATCACTCAAGCAGTTGAACAAACCAAATTATTATTAGAAAATGAGCAGAACAAATATATTTATTTATACGAACCGGCATTTGAATTTGATAATTTTAATTTAAAAGTAAGATGCGATGTTTTAAAGCTTAAAGGTAATAATCATGTTGAAATTATTGAAGCTAAAGCCACAACTTCTGTTAAAAAAGAACATTTTTGAGATTTAGTTTATCAAGCTTATGTTTTAGAAAAAAACGGTTATATTGTTGATAATATTTCTATTTGTAGACTTAATAAAGATTATTTATATGCTCAAGACTATCACTATTATTTTGATTTTTCAGAAGAAATTGAAAAACTAGATCGAAAATATTTTGACCTTGACCTTGATTTTTATCAAATTAAAAAAGTTGTTGATCAACTTGATGAGTTAGATCTTGGTTTTAAAGATCTAGATCAGCTTGAAGATCACGATTTAGAAAGATTGGTTGTCATTGATCAAGAGACTTATGGATCAGCAAGACAAAGAGCAAGTTTGTTTGAAGATTATAAAAATTTAAAAAAATTTCTTAACCTAGATGATTTATTTATCAAAATTGCTGATTTTTTAAGTTTAGAAGATCATCAAATTACATCAGTTTTTAATAGTGATTCTTGTTTTTTACAAGTTGATAAAAAAGCTAAAAACTGAATTAGTTGACAGTTAGATGAAACAGAAAAAATAGCTTGTAAACACATCTTGAAATATTTTGATCAAAACATTGAAGGGTGATGACAACTAACAGGTAAAAATAAAGATGTTAGAGCTTATTTAATTAAGCATTTATCATCACCATATTTTAAAGACTATCAAACTTTAAATGATCCTGAAATTATTAATCTTGTTGGCTCAAGTGATTTTTTTAACGAAACTCAAAATAGAATTTTTGAACTTGCAAAATTAGATCAAGAAATTCAAAGCGATGAGACTTTAATGATTGAAGATAAAAACTTTTGATACTTAAAACAAGAACTATCTAAATATAGTAAAAGACCTGTTTTTATGTATGATTTTGAAACTGTTAAATTTGCTGTTCCAAGATTTTATAAAACCAATCCTTATTATCAAACACCGTTTCAATATTCAATCGATGTGATTTATGATGATAATTATGATTACAATCAGCCTCAAACTATGAAACATTATCAATTTTTGTCTAATTCAGTTCAAGATCCAAGAAAAGCATTTGTTATTAACTTTTTAAAAGATATTTTTAATAATCATCCAGGAGTTTATGTAGCTTATAACAAATCATTTGAACAAAGAGTTTTAAAATCTCTAGCATGTTTATTTCCAAAATTAGAACAAGCTTTAATGTATATAGTTAACAACACCATTGATTTAATGGATTTTTTTAAAGGTAAAAAAGATCTTAGGCCAAGTTTTTTAATTGGTAATAGGAATTTTCATGGTTTATATTCAATCAAAAAAACTCAACCAGCTTTAGATCCTAACTTTAGTTATAAAGATTTGACTATTAATAATGGAAGTAAAGCAAGCGAAGTATTTAGAAGGTTTTTAGAAGCAAGAATTGATCAACAAAGTTGAGAAAATTTTATTAAACCAGATATGATTAACTACTGTAATCGTGATACTTTAGCTATGGTAGTAATTTTAAAAAGAGTCTCAGAAGTAGCTAGAAAGTGAGAATTAAAACATGACCAAGAATAA